Proteins encoded in a region of the Geovibrio ferrireducens genome:
- a CDS encoding coiled-coil domain-containing protein gives MNKSLLVIIFSSLFISACAGKQNPTLDALNGMETEMRKMREETTALKNRIKDLEIKLDGLSDEIEGQTAEIQKTEKSLRHAEEEIEALR, from the coding sequence GTGAATAAGTCTCTGTTGGTTATTATATTTTCCTCCCTTTTTATCTCCGCCTGTGCCGGAAAGCAAAACCCCACGCTGGACGCGCTTAATGGCATGGAAACCGAAATGCGGAAAATGCGCGAGGAAACAACGGCGCTGAAAAACCGCATAAAAGACCTTGAAATCAAGCTGGACGGCCTTTCTGATGAAATAGAAGGGCAGACGGCTGAGATTCAGAAAACGGAGAAAAGCCTCAGACACGCAGAAGAGGAAATAGAAGCATTAAGGTGA
- the bioB gene encoding biotin synthase BioB: protein MIENLYAKSLKGQEISDSDIEIIIKTPLEELLEYSYRLKRHFFADEINTCGIINAKSGLCSEDCTFCAQSAHHRTGTPVYPYIDLEQIRTHAARMAEAGVKRYAAVISGKSPNEQEFELLRQSVEIITSLGLDADISVGVLSKEQLLILKNSGLKGYHHNLETSRSFFPNICTTHEYDEDVNAVKAAVEAGLYVCSGGIFGIGESWEHRVELARELKGIGVQSVPINFLNPITGTPLEGSRPLPQEEALRIVALFRFLLPEKHIRVCGGRTLIFPGAEKEKLFKSGISGLMVGDYLVVKGEGLISDMDAINSHIRAEKGL, encoded by the coding sequence ATGATTGAGAACCTGTACGCCAAATCCCTGAAAGGTCAGGAGATTAGTGATTCTGATATAGAAATAATTATTAAAACCCCTCTGGAAGAGCTTCTGGAGTATTCATACAGACTGAAAAGGCATTTCTTCGCGGATGAAATAAACACCTGCGGCATAATAAACGCCAAAAGCGGCCTTTGCAGCGAGGACTGCACTTTCTGTGCCCAGTCCGCCCACCACAGAACCGGCACGCCGGTTTACCCATACATCGACCTGGAGCAGATACGCACACACGCTGCCCGCATGGCAGAGGCGGGTGTGAAGCGGTATGCGGCAGTGATCAGCGGAAAATCTCCGAATGAGCAGGAATTTGAGCTTCTCAGGCAATCGGTGGAGATAATAACCTCCCTAGGTCTGGATGCCGATATTTCCGTCGGCGTATTATCCAAAGAGCAGCTTCTCATCCTTAAAAACAGCGGGCTGAAAGGCTACCACCACAATCTTGAGACATCCCGCAGCTTCTTCCCTAATATATGCACCACACACGAATACGATGAGGATGTCAACGCAGTCAAAGCCGCTGTGGAAGCGGGGCTTTATGTCTGTTCCGGCGGAATATTCGGCATAGGCGAAAGCTGGGAGCACAGAGTGGAGCTCGCCCGTGAACTGAAAGGAATCGGTGTTCAGTCCGTGCCCATTAACTTTCTGAATCCCATAACAGGTACGCCTCTGGAAGGCTCAAGGCCGCTTCCGCAGGAAGAGGCGCTCAGAATTGTGGCTCTGTTCCGTTTTCTCCTGCCTGAAAAACACATACGGGTATGCGGCGGGCGCACACTTATCTTCCCCGGTGCGGAAAAGGAAAAACTCTTCAAATCAGGCATTTCAGGCCTTATGGTCGGGGATTATCTGGTGGTGAAGGGTGAAGGGCTCATTAGTGATATGGACGCCATAAACAGCCATATAAGAGCGGAAAAAGGGTTATAA
- a CDS encoding gamma-glutamylcyclotransferase family protein, translating into MRIFVYGTLMKGYAGHVAYLAGKEPEAEGYIHGKMYHLPEGYPTAIFTPGFRIYGEVYDIDEETMHRIREYEDVFEAEPIYEERTADVYTDKGVICAAVFFASKTFEEHAGASGVHVPSGRWSGGL; encoded by the coding sequence ATGAGGATTTTTGTTTACGGAACACTGATGAAAGGATATGCGGGACATGTGGCTTATCTGGCAGGAAAAGAGCCGGAGGCTGAGGGATATATCCACGGGAAAATGTACCATCTGCCGGAAGGATACCCGACAGCAATATTCACGCCCGGCTTCAGGATTTACGGCGAAGTATATGATATAGATGAAGAAACCATGCACCGAATACGTGAATACGAAGACGTTTTTGAAGCAGAGCCCATTTATGAGGAAAGAACGGCAGATGTATATACAGACAAGGGCGTGATCTGCGCTGCGGTGTTCTTCGCTTCAAAGACCTTTGAGGAGCATGCCGGAGCCTCCGGTGTCCATGTTCCGTCCGGCAGATGGAGCGGAGGCTTATAA
- a CDS encoding PhoH family protein: protein MPKAVKKSSKIKNFVIDTNVILYSPKALETFDDNNIYIPAIVLEELDSFKKGVDLNGYNAREFIRKIEDYRTGGDLLKGVKMESGATLFISFHDRESKESVPEEFSGRRNDNLILGIAKKLQNESKNETIIISKDVNLRVKANALGIKAEDYYHERMGSFTESKDDTLYVPDSYINMMYQESELPMPDYIYGINMEEFSPRINEYFVMKSEVDEKKGVLVKYFEDEGEVKGFKRVTEYENIFGISPANRKQKYLMEALLDPDIDVVFAIGIAGTGKTLLALCAGMYSVLNEGTYKKMLVTRSPIPMGRDLGYLPGSISEKLDPWLKPIYDNLDFIIGNSNKEIRDGKDGIYYKSQMNNITIDYLKASNILEIEALTYIRGRTLIDTYVVIDEAQNLSPHEMKTIITRAGHNTKIVFTGDLKQIDNPYLNEWDNGLINASEKFTQARFRHCTTVFLDKGERSRLATEAARVL from the coding sequence ATGCCTAAAGCGGTAAAAAAATCCTCAAAGATCAAGAACTTCGTAATAGACACAAACGTAATTCTGTACTCGCCGAAAGCTCTGGAAACCTTCGATGACAACAACATCTATATACCCGCAATCGTTCTGGAAGAGCTGGATTCCTTTAAAAAAGGCGTGGATCTCAACGGCTACAACGCCCGTGAATTCATCCGCAAAATTGAGGACTACAGAACAGGCGGTGATCTCCTGAAAGGCGTGAAAATGGAGAGCGGGGCGACACTTTTCATCTCGTTCCATGACAGGGAATCAAAAGAGAGCGTCCCTGAGGAGTTTTCCGGCAGAAGAAACGATAACCTCATACTGGGGATAGCAAAAAAGCTCCAGAACGAGTCGAAGAACGAAACAATAATAATCTCCAAAGATGTAAACCTGCGTGTTAAGGCAAACGCCCTCGGCATAAAAGCGGAGGACTACTACCACGAGCGCATGGGAAGCTTCACGGAGAGCAAGGACGACACTCTTTACGTGCCGGACTCGTACATAAACATGATGTATCAGGAGAGCGAGCTCCCCATGCCGGACTACATCTACGGCATAAACATGGAGGAATTCAGCCCCAGAATTAACGAATATTTCGTGATGAAAAGCGAAGTGGACGAAAAGAAGGGCGTTCTTGTGAAATATTTCGAGGATGAGGGCGAGGTTAAAGGCTTCAAAAGGGTTACGGAGTACGAAAATATCTTCGGTATATCACCCGCCAACAGAAAACAGAAATACCTCATGGAAGCACTCCTAGACCCTGATATTGACGTTGTTTTCGCCATAGGTATAGCCGGAACAGGTAAAACACTGCTTGCTCTCTGTGCGGGCATGTATTCCGTGCTTAATGAAGGCACATATAAAAAGATGCTTGTTACCCGCTCGCCTATCCCTATGGGGCGCGATCTGGGCTATCTGCCCGGCAGCATCTCCGAAAAACTCGACCCATGGCTCAAGCCGATTTACGATAATCTGGATTTCATCATCGGCAACAGCAACAAGGAGATAAGGGACGGCAAGGACGGCATATACTACAAAAGCCAGATGAACAACATAACAATAGACTACCTCAAGGCCTCAAACATACTTGAAATCGAAGCACTGACCTACATAAGGGGCAGAACACTTATCGATACCTACGTCGTCATAGACGAGGCGCAGAACCTCAGCCCCCATGAGATGAAAACAATCATCACAAGGGCAGGGCACAACACAAAAATAGTTTTCACGGGCGATTTAAAGCAGATCGACAACCCATACCTCAACGAATGGGACAACGGGCTCATCAACGCTTCTGAGAAGTTCACTCAGGCGCGCTTCCGCCACTGCACAACAGTTTTCCTAGACAAAGGGGAAAGAAGCAGGCTGGCCACCGAAGCGGCAAGGGTGCTGTAA
- a CDS encoding toxin-antitoxin system YwqK family antitoxin yields the protein MTEVTAEIKNGKPDGILTAFDIRGRKTHEIEYRNGLKTGNIKVYYDNGQLKSEQTPEYGKIFYRSGQIYLESKLENGAFEGKIKEYYEGGNIRSETDYVLGRKNGLSVYFFENGKTAYEFSFSDDKYSGLIKAYLESGRQVFEIIYNNDKPVSGYCFGNEKIALKESEIDNWQDIVCWSDEAGLLSMESVISIK from the coding sequence ATGACTGAAGTCACAGCAGAAATAAAAAACGGTAAGCCGGACGGGATTCTTACTGCATTCGACATCAGAGGCAGAAAAACCCATGAAATAGAATACAGAAACGGGTTAAAAACCGGAAATATAAAAGTTTACTATGACAACGGACAGCTTAAATCCGAACAGACACCTGAATACGGTAAAATATTTTACAGATCAGGACAAATATACCTAGAATCAAAATTGGAAAACGGAGCCTTTGAGGGAAAAATCAAAGAATACTATGAAGGCGGCAATATCCGTTCTGAAACTGATTATGTTCTGGGACGCAAGAACGGTTTATCTGTTTATTTCTTTGAAAACGGTAAGACAGCATATGAGTTCAGCTTTTCAGATGACAAATATTCAGGACTTATCAAAGCCTATCTGGAAAGCGGCAGACAGGTTTTTGAAATTATTTATAATAATGACAAACCTGTCAGCGGTTATTGCTTCGGTAATGAAAAAATAGCTCTTAAGGAAAGCGAAATAGACAACTGGCAGGATATTGTATGCTGGAGCGATGAGGCAGGGCTTTTATCTATGGAATCAGTGATTTCTATCAAATAA
- a CDS encoding GNAT family N-acetyltransferase has protein sequence MTDTITLRPAEKSDISGMIEVLSELLALENETVDEAAMRKGFEMLMNDPERYCIFIAEQDGEIVGMCQAQSLISVDEGAKVAYVENMVVRGSLRSSGVGAKLLAAVEDCCRESGHIRIHLLVLEKNHKGIQFYSRNGWKKDTHVYMDKEL, from the coding sequence ATGACAGACACTATTACCCTCCGCCCTGCGGAAAAGAGCGATATAAGCGGCATGATAGAGGTTTTGAGCGAGCTTCTCGCCCTCGAAAACGAAACAGTGGACGAAGCAGCAATGAGAAAAGGGTTTGAAATGCTTATGAACGACCCTGAGCGTTATTGTATTTTCATTGCGGAGCAGGACGGAGAGATAGTCGGCATGTGCCAGGCTCAGTCACTTATTTCCGTGGATGAAGGCGCTAAGGTGGCTTATGTCGAAAACATGGTGGTCAGAGGCAGCCTGCGAAGCTCAGGGGTAGGGGCGAAGCTCCTTGCAGCCGTTGAGGACTGCTGCCGGGAAAGCGGACATATCCGCATACATCTGCTTGTTCTGGAAAAAAACCACAAGGGTATACAGTTCTACTCCCGCAACGGCTGGAAGAAAGACACTCATGTATATATGGACAAGGAACTCTGA
- a CDS encoding nitroreductase family protein, which translates to MERIKELIQINRSYRRFDNSKKLDMGFLEDLIYSARMSQSAANLQPLRYITVTDEEKAEQVFSTLGWAGYLKEWDGPDPDEQPVAYIVVLSTKDSSYAQVDAGLAMQNMCLTAIAAGVGSCILGNIKKERLAQILELEDDLTILYVIALGYPVENVQVISIREAPDHKYFRDEKGNHYVPKRCIDDLLIKEL; encoded by the coding sequence ATGGAAAGAATCAAAGAGCTTATACAAATCAACCGTTCTTACCGCAGGTTTGACAACTCAAAAAAGCTTGATATGGGCTTTCTGGAAGATCTTATCTATTCAGCAAGAATGTCTCAGAGTGCGGCCAATCTCCAGCCTCTCCGCTACATCACAGTTACTGATGAGGAAAAGGCTGAGCAGGTTTTCTCAACCCTTGGCTGGGCAGGGTATCTTAAGGAGTGGGACGGTCCGGATCCGGATGAACAGCCGGTGGCTTATATTGTTGTTCTCAGCACTAAGGATTCTTCGTATGCTCAGGTGGATGCAGGGCTTGCCATGCAGAATATGTGCCTCACGGCTATTGCCGCCGGTGTGGGCTCATGCATACTCGGCAACATCAAAAAGGAGCGTCTGGCGCAGATTCTGGAGCTTGAGGACGACCTGACGATACTGTATGTGATAGCTCTCGGCTATCCGGTTGAGAATGTTCAGGTTATCAGCATAAGAGAAGCGCCCGATCACAAATATTTCAGAGATGAAAAAGGGAATCATTATGTCCCTAAGAGATGTATAGACGACCTGCTTATTAAGGAACTGTAG
- the mobB gene encoding molybdopterin-guanine dinucleotide biosynthesis protein B gives MIPVISFVGSSNSGKTTLVEQVIKILSDKGIRISLIKHDAHGFEIDHEGKDTWRHKKAGAVRVLISSPAKYAMIADGEADLGDMLYMAGDGDIDLIVIEGYKSSSLPKIEVFREANGKKPVCTGHASLLAVATDTPDSEQLKSAPMLLDINDPQAVVRFIEERILCEEKPFPFVSLVADGKKIDLNRFASFSLANTLKGYLKSLKGAEDAVEFEIKVSMKK, from the coding sequence ATGATTCCGGTCATTTCATTTGTAGGAAGCAGCAACAGCGGCAAAACAACGCTAGTTGAGCAGGTAATCAAAATACTTTCGGATAAGGGAATCCGCATATCCCTTATCAAGCACGATGCCCATGGGTTCGAGATAGACCATGAGGGCAAAGACACATGGCGGCACAAAAAAGCCGGAGCCGTGCGGGTGCTTATATCATCCCCCGCTAAATACGCAATGATTGCTGACGGAGAGGCCGATTTGGGCGATATGCTCTATATGGCGGGTGACGGTGATATTGACCTTATAGTTATTGAAGGCTATAAGTCGTCCTCACTGCCCAAGATCGAGGTTTTCAGGGAAGCAAACGGCAAAAAGCCTGTGTGTACAGGTCATGCAAGCCTGCTTGCCGTAGCAACGGACACACCGGACAGCGAACAGCTTAAGAGTGCGCCCATGCTGCTTGATATAAACGACCCGCAGGCGGTAGTCCGCTTCATTGAAGAGCGCATACTCTGTGAGGAGAAACCTTTTCCCTTTGTCAGCCTTGTGGCGGACGGCAAAAAGATCGACCTCAACCGTTTTGCCTCCTTCTCACTGGCAAACACACTGAAAGGCTATCTGAAATCGTTGAAAGGCGCGGAAGATGCTGTGGAATTTGAGATAAAAGTCAGTATGAAAAAATAG